One Candidatus Obscuribacterales bacterium genomic window carries:
- a CDS encoding GGDEF domain-containing protein encodes TPPMPVEVQPLSDRQDSLTHLMTRPCLEQELTHFSNRAMWFVRPPFSLILCDLDYFKLVNDVHGYAIGDEVLYQVAERLRRQLRQGTPAYRYGGEEFAVLLPEAPLSAAIGVAERLRWAISATPVKTSVGTLTVTASFGVAQQQPARDRHAMDVLERATRAIAEAKYQGRNCVIGHQLHPANHPPTPDR; translated from the coding sequence CACCCCGCCCATGCCCGTCGAGGTACAACCCCTCAGCGATCGTCAAGATTCCCTCACCCACCTGATGACTCGCCCCTGCCTAGAGCAAGAGCTAACCCATTTCAGCAACCGCGCCATGTGGTTTGTACGCCCCCCCTTTAGCCTGATTCTGTGCGACCTAGACTATTTCAAGCTCGTCAATGATGTGCATGGCTACGCCATCGGCGATGAAGTGCTGTATCAAGTGGCCGAACGCTTGCGCAGACAGCTTCGCCAAGGCACTCCAGCCTATCGCTATGGCGGTGAAGAGTTTGCTGTTTTATTGCCCGAAGCCCCTCTTTCTGCCGCCATTGGGGTTGCCGAACGCCTGCGCTGGGCCATTAGCGCCACCCCGGTTAAAACGTCCGTAGGTACCTTGACCGTCACGGCTAGTTTTGGCGTTGCCCAGCAGCAGCCCGCCCGCGATCGCCATGCCATGGACGTTTTAGAACGAGCCACCCGAGCGATCGCCGAGGCTAAATATCAGGGACGCAACTGTGTCATTGGCCATCAACTCCATCCCGCTAATCATCCACCAACACCCGACCGATGA